In Chloroflexota bacterium, the following are encoded in one genomic region:
- a CDS encoding HypC/HybG/HupF family hydrogenase formation chaperone gives MCLAIPALIKSIEGKEADVEIGGISRRISLWLTPEARVG, from the coding sequence ATGTGTCTTGCTATACCGGCGCTGATCAAGTCCATCGAAGGTAAGGAGGCTGACGTAGAGATCGGGGGCATAAGCCGTCGGATCAGCCTGTGGCTTACCCCTGAGGCCAGGGTGGGCG